The following DNA comes from Anopheles coustani chromosome 2, idAnoCousDA_361_x.2, whole genome shotgun sequence.
TAACGTTTGAAGCCCGAGGCGTTCCGAACTGGCCAGAGCTAGTGggtggaagcaaaacaaatcggaAGCTAACAAAGGCGTAACACGTGTCGAGAACACGGGGGAAAGTGGAACGGTCTACTAGCTATCGGGGTTGGTGGTGTTGTTCGATTTGTTCGTCTGTTCGGTCACTTTAGTCACACTGATCGTGGTGACGGGCTGCTGCTGTGCCGGTTTGCCACCGATACAGCAGCCAAGCAGACGTCGATAGAATCCCACCTCGCCATCCTCGAGCTGGTGCAGGTCGTCCGCCCGGGCGCGCTTGGTCATCTCCGGCATGATGTCGTCCAGGATCTTCAGCTCGCGCTTGGTGAAAATGTAGTCGAGCGACTTCCGCACGCCgatcatcaccaccagcatcaGCGGGAAGAGGATCGAGGTGATCGAGAAGGACTTGATCAGCCACAGGACGACGAAGCAGGCCAGCTGGATGATGGTGAACAGATGGACGCGTCTGATCGGAACCTGTTACACGGGAGGAAAGACAGATGTATAGAAAGGAGAGTCCCTTCACCTCGGTTTGGGGGGGTGTAAACCTGTCGGAGGAACATGTAGTCCGGCTGGTATTTGGCGGGCATGAACATGATCAGCAACCGGTCGAAAAACTGGAGCCCCTTGAGCGCCGAAACGCCCATGTAGAGGAACACGCCGTACAGCACCGGCATGGGAATGTGGGAGAGCAGTGGCGTCAGCAGCACCGAGCAGCCGATCGTCAGGAAGATCAGTATGTGCGTGACACGCTGCTCGCGCACCCCAATAAACTGTGGCTTCTCGCCGGGGGCGGCCGTTTCCGATTCCTTCTTCAGCGAATTGACATGATTAATACTGAGCACGGTGGCAGCAACGAACCTGTCGGCGAGGCGGAATCGGTTAACGGATCACCAAGGGAGTCGTCGTGTATGGGGTGGTAACTCACCATGGCAGGCCCATGACGGTGCAGATCTGTATGAGACAGGACAGCACGAACAGGTCCAGATGGTAGCCACAACCTTTGGTGAGTTTGTGTTCCTTCCTATTGATTATCACAGCCGTTATTTGTTGATCCATGAATATCAGTATGGTGCCGAGCAGGGCGGGCAGGAGCGCCAGGACCGACGACCACATCGGGTTGTCCTCGTGGAACGGCATGATCAGCCAGCCGCGCGTCGGTATCGTGCGCTTGAACTCGTTCGGCACGTCCAGCTTCGGGGTGGCGATGTGCGTGAAGAAGTCGAGCAGCGTCATCGAGAAGATCGCGATCGTGACCGAGAAGTCGCTGATGAACTGGCGCACGACGGCCGGGAAGAACAGTGCGTTCTTGAAGTCCTTCAGGATGACCGAGATGATGTAGGTGCCGAGAAAGAGCACGATCGACATCAGGAAGACGTCCGACACGTACTCCGGCTTGTCGCAATCGGCCCCGACCAGTGTTCCGTTGAGTGTCTAATCGAGGATATTCAATGCATTATTTGGTTATCGTTAAAATATgtagttattttttaaaggtaACTCAACGTATTCACTTTCTAGCGCTCAATTTTTTTTGATTCAcgttaaacattttgaaaaatttaagtTTAAAACAACTAAAATGCGATCTTTTTTGCTTCGCCACGAGCAAATGGAGTGAAGGAGAGAACGCAAATGGAGTGAAGGAGGTGCgtcaaagagaaaaaaaaaaccccgctataaaatatttaaaaaatatactatAACAACCGGTTACGGaattaaaaaatcatccaACATGATGAAGTTAAAGCGTATTAAAAAGAGCGGTCAAAATGACCACTAAAGACATTCGGGCTATGTCAGTTTGATTCTCgcaactggtcgaacagaaaagtCTCCATTGTCCTAGATGTAGCTTTGGATTAGCAAGAAAACcattgaaaacataattttgaaaagacgaataattgaaatttcatAGCAGTGAAAGTGACCGctatttggattctagtgtgaAGAAGCCCTTAAAGGGAAGCGTGTTTAATGGTTCTACAAATTGTCTGCAATTAATCTCCTTATGCTGAAAAACTTCTTATTTTCGTTAAATTAAACGATTTTCATTTGACGAGCTATAAGAGGGGCTTAACATAATCCtcccaaaaaccaaaagctTAAATAATTGTCCTTTCCCCCAAATCTTTAGACCTTTTTTAATGAATGACCATGTGACATATTCaaatgattaaattaaaacagaaTTGAAGCTACATTTGAGCTcagtaaaatattaaatttaggAACGACTCTCCAAATATCCAACgatcaaagaaaaatatttgaaaaatataggaTACAATTTgcagaatttttaaaaattatcaagcttattccgtttgtttttcgaagAACTAATATTTTCGGGATGACTTACAGAAAGTAAAGGTTCTTTGCACAACAATCAGCGTTTGTACTGTACCAACCTTGCACGTCCGCATACCATACTGCGCCCACTGGTGTACGGCTTCCGGTGTGAGCGATTGACCCGCCGGTGGAAGGCAGGCACAGTCCATCTTCCCGCCGGCCATATTTATCGGGTAGTCCTGCCCAATGTGGAACACGTTCTCGATCGCCTTGTAGATGAAGATCACGGCGATGAGGCAGGCAAAGTTTTCCTCCGTAAACCGCGTGATGTAGCACACGAGCGCGCTCGCATCGACCGCGACCAGAATGACGAGGATGATCGATATCCAGGTGCCGATCCAGAAGCGGAACGTCAAGTAGTCCCAGCCCACCTGCAGGCAGAACTCGTACACGATCGTCTCGAAGACGAGTACGGGCCCGGTCGATCCGAGAATGGTCAGCGGCTGGCCGGAGAAGAACCCGTACCCGATGCCGCACACGAACCCGGACACCAGCGACTCCATCGCGGCAATGTTGTTCCCGGTGGCCGTCCCCAGCAGTCCGCCGAAGGTGATGATCGGCGACAGGCAGGCGAAGTACAGGAAAATCCAAGACGCGACGCACTGCATCGACAGGCCATCCTTGAAGTCGGACAGATAGAACGGGGCCTTGCGCTTCAGATCGTTGACCAACCCTCCGAACAGGCGCCCGGTTCGGGACAGACCCGCCTCCTCGCGTTGCCTCTGCTCCTCCAGCTCCTCGTCGACCTCCTCCTTGGGGTTCTTCTCCGGCGGTCGTTTGCGAACCTCCTGTGACGGTATGGCGGCCGGTGGTTCGATGCGAATCGACGGATCCCACTCCCCGGGCGGGAGGACCGTGACGGCGTCCAGAAACTCGTCAATTCCCGCCAGCAAGTGTTCCCGCTTTTTCGCCCGGTACGCGACTTCGTGGAAAATTTCATCCGACATCAGCGTCGCCATGGCGCGCCCGATCTCGTGGAAGCTGCCATGACTTCCGGGCGGTCCGAGCAGGATAAATATGAACCTGTGTGTGTTGGAGCGGGGGAAGATCGCACCCAGAACGGTGAAAGTTTGGACGGATTAGTTAAACCTCTCGCGCTTACCTCGTCGGAACCGGAACCTCCGTCAGGTCGCCCATCACCGAGGCGGAGTTGAGCCGCAGGAACGCGGACAGCGTTTTGTCGAGAAAGTCCACCTCGCCGACGAGAATGTTGCTCGCCTCGGCACCCGGGGGAATTTTGCGCATAAAGTGTGTGTTGCTCTTATGCTCGCCGTTCTGCAGCTCGCCGGAGCTGGTGTTCCGCGGCATCGACACGCTGCTCGGGCTCTGGCTCATGTGCTCTCCTTTTGGGTGGGCGGGAGGCACATTTCACCGAAAGCAAAAGAACAAAAGACGACAACAAATGTAGAGTAATTTTAACACCAAATCGGCCCCAGTTCCGGCGTCAGCGTCGCCATTTTCATATGCGAGCCAACGGGGAACAGCGCACGGGGACGAGCTTTTCGAGAACTGACGAGAACGAGTTTGGATGTTCGTTCGGTAAAGCGTAGGAATGTTCTGTTTTCCGAGAAAATTGTACAACAGTAGAAAGCTACAGGGGCTAATGTCGCTAGTTGTAAAATATATAGCACACACCAAGAGAGAGAGTAAGAGCACAAAATTCGAACAAAATACCACGAAACTACGGACCGTTCGGGTCGGTATGAGGTCCTATGAAGAATGGAAGCTTTATCCTTTAAGTAGGATGTGTTTAAactggaattacgtgaaacaTGCATAAATGTGAGGTGgatgttaaaattaaacactaCTACTAGTTATTGTGTTAGGATCTCTAAAACTACTAGAACATTTACTTTTGGTTTAGTGCAGTTGTAAAAAGTGTTAATGTGCTGACTCAATTGatgttgatttgtttgatgtGAGGTAGTGTTACAATCGGTTTTGATCGGTTCAAAACCGGCGAGCTGGAAAACTGAAATCATAAAAACCACAAATGTTGAATTCTCCGACatattttacttaatttcacaaCACGAAACGCTTTACTTGGGATTATACGTGCGGGTATTC
Coding sequences within:
- the LOC131266255 gene encoding sodium-driven chloride bicarbonate exchanger isoform X3; translated protein: MMDHGGVDEEAPIDPRLKNRAFPADQDFEGHRAHTVFVGVHIPGSSRRHSQRRRHKHHQPGRDNGDKNSAGSESDRPVVPKPHIVTQRRISIVDDGESFTPPAQRVQFILGGEVGDDGGQHESHPLFSEMEELVKEGDEMAWKETARWVKFEEDVEEGGNRWSKPHVATLSLHSLFELRSLLLNGTVMLDMEATSLEQIAELACENMVNSGMLPVEAREKVIEALLKRHKHQHEFGSKKSRLPLIRSLADIGKNHSSSKIEDPTNTNSPPNSASNGGNQNASSNKSANGSNGSKHLTVPGKAAGEHMSQSPSSVSMPRNTSSGELQNGEHKSNTHFMRKIPPGAEASNILVGEVDFLDKTLSAFLRLNSASVMGDLTEVPVPTRFIFILLGPPGSHGSFHEIGRAMATLMSDEIFHEVAYRAKKREHLLAGIDEFLDAVTVLPPGEWDPSIRIEPPAAIPSQEVRKRPPEKNPKEEVDEELEEQRQREEAGLSRTGRLFGGLVNDLKRKAPFYLSDFKDGLSMQCVASWIFLYFACLSPIITFGGLLGTATGNNIAAMESLVSGFVCGIGYGFFSGQPLTILGSTGPVLVFETIVYEFCLQVGWDYLTFRFWIGTWISIILVILVAVDASALVCYITRFTEENFACLIAVIFIYKAIENVFHIGQDYPINMAGGKMDCACLPPAGQSLTPEAVHQWAQYGMRTCKTLNGTLVGADCDKPEYVSDVFLMSIVLFLGTYIISVILKDFKNALFFPAVVRQFISDFSVTIAIFSMTLLDFFTHIATPKLDVPNEFKRTIPTRGWLIMPFHEDNPMWSSVLALLPALLGTILIFMDQQITAVIINRKEHKLTKGCGYHLDLFVLSCLIQICTVMGLPWFVAATVLSINHVNSLKKESETAAPGEKPQFIGVREQRVTHILIFLTIGCSVLLTPLLSHIPMPVLYGVFLYMGVSALKGLQFFDRLLIMFMPAKYQPDYMFLRQVPIRRVHLFTIIQLACFVVLWLIKSFSITSILFPLMLVVMIGVRKSLDYIFTKRELKILDDIMPEMTKRARADDLHQLEDGEDSGQHSADNLQLPLENGTLNEKAKINISEEVNRTTIWKQVNDCNVLFTKKPTTQSGDRQKLSQQFENEKRLSTMREEDEVDEQGRQLSHQKKTQKMKREFWMNSRSGSSNGRGVNSNCSNPGGGTFAFPGGCGGDRASETRV
- the LOC131266255 gene encoding sodium bicarbonate cotransporter 3 isoform X4, yielding MMDHGGVDEEAPIDPRLKNRAFPADQDFEGHRAHTVFVGVHIPGSSRRHSQRRRHKHHQPGRDNGDKNSAGSESDRPVTPPAQRVQFILGGEVGDDGGQHESHPLFSEMEELVKEGDEMAWKETARWVKFEEDVEEGGNRWSKPHVATLSLHSLFELRSLLLNGTVMLDMEATSLEQIAELACENMVNSGMLPVEAREKVIEALLKRHKHQHEFGSKKSRLPLIRSLADIGKNHSSSKNMPRSSTSKSSIASANSFPMHVVSSAPSGMHDEDEPASSAPSPHTALLYGSKDQRGHYLALPTGEHMSQSPSSVSMPRNTSSGELQNGEHKSNTHFMRKIPPGAEASNILVGEVDFLDKTLSAFLRLNSASVMGDLTEVPVPTRFIFILLGPPGSHGSFHEIGRAMATLMSDEIFHEVAYRAKKREHLLAGIDEFLDAVTVLPPGEWDPSIRIEPPAAIPSQEVRKRPPEKNPKEEVDEELEEQRQREEAGLSRTGRLFGGLVNDLKRKAPFYLSDFKDGLSMQCVASWIFLYFACLSPIITFGGLLGTATGNNIAAMESLVSGFVCGIGYGFFSGQPLTILGSTGPVLVFETIVYEFCLQVGWDYLTFRFWIGTWISIILVILVAVDASALVCYITRFTEENFACLIAVIFIYKAIENVFHIGQDYPINMAGGKMDCACLPPAGQSLTPEAVHQWAQYGMRTCKTLNGTLVGADCDKPEYVSDVFLMSIVLFLGTYIISVILKDFKNALFFPAVVRQFISDFSVTIAIFSMTLLDFFTHIATPKLDVPNEFKRTIPTRGWLIMPFHEDNPMWSSVLALLPALLGTILIFMDQQITAVIINRKEHKLTKGCGYHLDLFVLSCLIQICTVMGLPWFVAATVLSINHVNSLKKESETAAPGEKPQFIGVREQRVTHILIFLTIGCSVLLTPLLSHIPMPVLYGVFLYMGVSALKGLQFFDRLLIMFMPAKYQPDYMFLRQVPIRRVHLFTIIQLACFVVLWLIKSFSITSILFPLMLVVMIGVRKSLDYIFTKRELKILDDIMPEMTKRARADDLHQLEDGEENRTLLTAQRTQIIVTNH
- the LOC131266255 gene encoding sodium-driven chloride bicarbonate exchanger isoform X1 codes for the protein MKDKSNRRYRSQRPWMMDHGGVDEEAPIDPRLKNRAFPADQDFEGHRAHTVFVGVHIPGSSRRHSQRRRHKHHQPGRDNGDKNSAGSESDRPVVPKPHIVTQRRISIVDDGESFTPPAQRVQFILGGEVGDDGGQHESHPLFSEMEELVKEGDEMAWKETARWVKFEEDVEEGGNRWSKPHVATLSLHSLFELRSLLLNGTVMLDMEATSLEQIAELACENMVNSGMLPVEAREKVIEALLKRHKHQHEFGSKKSRLPLIRSLADIGKNHSSSKNMPRSSTSKSSIASANSFPMHVVSSAPSGMHDEDEPASSAPSPHTALLYGSKDQRGHYLALPTVEDPTNTNSPPNSASNGGNQNASSNKSANGSNGSKHLTVPGKAAGEHMSQSPSSVSMPRNTSSGELQNGEHKSNTHFMRKIPPGAEASNILVGEVDFLDKTLSAFLRLNSASVMGDLTEVPVPTRFIFILLGPPGSHGSFHEIGRAMATLMSDEIFHEVAYRAKKREHLLAGIDEFLDAVTVLPPGEWDPSIRIEPPAAIPSQEVRKRPPEKNPKEEVDEELEEQRQREEAGLSRTGRLFGGLVNDLKRKAPFYLSDFKDGLSMQCVASWIFLYFACLSPIITFGGLLGTATGNNIAAMESLVSGFVCGIGYGFFSGQPLTILGSTGPVLVFETIVYEFCLQVGWDYLTFRFWIGTWISIILVILVAVDASALVCYITRFTEENFACLIAVIFIYKAIENVFHIGQDYPINMAGGKMDCACLPPAGQSLTPEAVHQWAQYGMRTCKTLNGTLVGADCDKPEYVSDVFLMSIVLFLGTYIISVILKDFKNALFFPAVVRQFISDFSVTIAIFSMTLLDFFTHIATPKLDVPNEFKRTIPTRGWLIMPFHEDNPMWSSVLALLPALLGTILIFMDQQITAVIINRKEHKLTKGCGYHLDLFVLSCLIQICTVMGLPWFVAATVLSINHVNSLKKESETAAPGEKPQFIGVREQRVTHILIFLTIGCSVLLTPLLSHIPMPVLYGVFLYMGVSALKGLQFFDRLLIMFMPAKYQPDYMFLRQVPIRRVHLFTIIQLACFVVLWLIKSFSITSILFPLMLVVMIGVRKSLDYIFTKRELKILDDIMPEMTKRARADDLHQLEDGEDSGQHSADNLQLPLENGTLNEKAKINISEEVNRTTIWKQVNDCNVLFTKKPTTQSGDRQKLSQQLLKTSENEKRLSTMREEDEVDEQGRQLSHQKKTQKMKREFWMNSRSGSSNGRGVNSNCSNPGGGTFAFPGGCGGDRASETRV
- the LOC131266255 gene encoding electrogenic sodium bicarbonate cotransporter 1 isoform X2, which encodes MMDHGGVDEEAPIDPRLKNRAFPADQDFEGHRAHTVFVGVHIPGSSRRHSQRRRHKHHQPGRDNGDKNSAGSESDRPVTPPAQRVQFILGGEVGDDGGQHESHPLFSEMEELVKEGDEMAWKETARWVKFEEDVEEGGNRWSKPHVATLSLHSLFELRSLLLNGTVMLDMEATSLEQIAELACENMVNSGMLPVEAREKVIEALLKRHKHQHEFGSKKSRLPLIRSLADIGKNHSSSKNMPRSSTSKSSIASANSFPMHVVSSAPSGMHDEDEPASSAPSPHTALLYGSKDQRGHYLALPTVEDPTNTNSPPNSASNGGNQNASSNKSANGSNGSKHLTVPGKAAGEHMSQSPSSVSMPRNTSSGELQNGEHKSNTHFMRKIPPGAEASNILVGEVDFLDKTLSAFLRLNSASVMGDLTEVPVPTRFIFILLGPPGSHGSFHEIGRAMATLMSDEIFHEVAYRAKKREHLLAGIDEFLDAVTVLPPGEWDPSIRIEPPAAIPSQEVRKRPPEKNPKEEVDEELEEQRQREEAGLSRTGRLFGGLVNDLKRKAPFYLSDFKDGLSMQCVASWIFLYFACLSPIITFGGLLGTATGNNIAAMESLVSGFVCGIGYGFFSGQPLTILGSTGPVLVFETIVYEFCLQVGWDYLTFRFWIGTWISIILVILVAVDASALVCYITRFTEENFACLIAVIFIYKAIENVFHIGQDYPINMAGGKMDCACLPPAGQSLTPEAVHQWAQYGMRTCKTLNGTLVGADCDKPEYVSDVFLMSIVLFLGTYIISVILKDFKNALFFPAVVRQFISDFSVTIAIFSMTLLDFFTHIATPKLDVPNEFKRTIPTRGWLIMPFHEDNPMWSSVLALLPALLGTILIFMDQQITAVIINRKEHKLTKGCGYHLDLFVLSCLIQICTVMGLPWFVAATVLSINHVNSLKKESETAAPGEKPQFIGVREQRVTHILIFLTIGCSVLLTPLLSHIPMPVLYGVFLYMGVSALKGLQFFDRLLIMFMPAKYQPDYMFLRQVPIRRVHLFTIIQLACFVVLWLIKSFSITSILFPLMLVVMIGVRKSLDYIFTKRELKILDDIMPEMTKRARADDLHQLEDGEDSGQHSADNLQLPLENGTLNEKAKINISEEVNRTTIWKQVNDCNVLFTKKPTTQSGDRQKLSQQFENEKRLSTMREEDEVDEQGRQLSHQKKTQKMKREFWMNSRSGSSNGRGVNSNCSNPGGGTFAFPGGCGGDRASETRV